A genomic region of Streptomyces sp. NBC_00162 contains the following coding sequences:
- the casB gene encoding type I-E CRISPR-associated protein Cse2/CasB — translation MTDTAPKIPAPIRSQKLQHEPVKQLGPLRQAVTQHIRTLQVDYLNDRSHAVQALARLRRGVGRQATEMPDLWGLVGVEQFHEVRFTQRQAPAGEAEALRAERAAHVAVTLWALHQQSNRTKRMHVADGPSMGAAVRRLMSGTDSDEPIRKRLVRAGTATTLEVMAQRLRDLVVLLRTAEVPLDYGLLAEQLDTWQKPGGPSQVRQAWGRSFHAYRPPASSTAKGGDVPAVQPETAANEMRENA, via the coding sequence ATGACCGACACCGCGCCGAAGATTCCGGCGCCCATCCGGTCGCAGAAGTTGCAACACGAGCCGGTCAAACAGCTCGGTCCGCTCCGTCAGGCCGTCACCCAGCACATCCGTACCCTGCAGGTCGACTACCTCAACGACCGTTCCCACGCCGTGCAGGCCCTTGCCCGCCTGCGCCGCGGCGTCGGTCGTCAGGCCACGGAAATGCCGGACCTGTGGGGCTTGGTCGGCGTCGAACAGTTCCACGAAGTCCGGTTCACCCAGCGGCAAGCGCCTGCTGGGGAGGCCGAGGCGCTGCGTGCCGAGCGCGCCGCGCACGTAGCCGTCACCCTGTGGGCCTTGCATCAGCAGTCCAACCGGACCAAGCGCATGCACGTCGCCGACGGGCCATCCATGGGAGCGGCGGTGCGCCGATTGATGTCGGGGACCGATTCGGACGAGCCGATCCGCAAGCGACTCGTACGCGCGGGGACGGCCACCACGCTCGAGGTGATGGCACAGAGGCTGCGGGACCTGGTCGTCCTGTTGCGGACGGCGGAGGTTCCCCTCGACTACGGCTTGCTCGCCGAGCAACTCGACACATGGCAGAAGCCGGGCGGGCCGAGCCAGGTTCGTCAGGCCTGGGGACGCAGCTTCCACGCCTACCGCCCCCCGGCCTCCAGCACGGCGAAGGGCGGGGACGTCCCCGCCGTGCAGCCTGAGACCGCCGCGAACGAGATGAGGGAAAACGCGTGA
- the cas3 gene encoding CRISPR-associated helicase Cas3' has protein sequence MQDSTPHWSAKLTPEARSVWAKHDRKTEKWLPLWRHMADSAAMAGRLWDAWAPRHLRDLVAGNLPGGDEDGRLLVVWLAAVHDIGKATPAFGCQVDVLAGRMDRLGLKMPTLKQFGAARSRAPHGLAGQVLLEEWLEQQDWPPRHVMSFAVPVGGHHGLPPAHEQFHDLRRHSELLRTPGLSEVLWRAVQSELLDACAAAYGVRERLSQWRAVRLSQPVQVILSALVIFADWIASNPDLFVLFPEDRHRDEADRIDAAWRGIGLPRPWSPQVPEGTAQELFAARFGLPSIRPLQEEAVRLAREAHSPGLMIIEAPMGEGKTEAALAVAEVFAARTRVGGCFIALPTRATSNAMYGRTRRWLERLPGDVDLTVFLAHSKGPLNDDYAKDMRAGARTVAAVDLDAVSDVTTSRRDDTCAASSQLVAHQWLRGRKKGMLAPFVVGTIDQLLFAGLKSRHLALRHLALAGKIVVIDEVHAYDAYMNEYLERVLSWLGAYKVPVVMLSATLPAGRRRRLAEAYAGEADPRPELEEADAYPLISVVTPGQESVISRPEAAADRRTEVEMEQLGDDLGALADRLESELAGGGCALVVRNTVDRVLEAAAVLRERFGPGAVTVAHSRFLDVDRARKDDDLVARFGPTGPRPAGPHVVVASQVAEQSLDIDFDVLVTDLAPVDLVLQRMGRLHRHRRGRGQCERPARLRTPRCLVTGVDWGALPPAPVSGSVSVYGRHALLRSLAVLLPHWKTLPVVLPDDISLLVQAAYADRAAAPQDGWVDAMAEALTEHEIAVVRQQRAAQVFRLAEVRKPGRSLVGWIDAGVGDADGTRAGRAQVRDSDESLEVLVIQRRGDGTYATLPWLDWGRGGLEVPVDAVPPPHIARAVAASALRLPYHFSKPWVIDRAIEELERFGPEVWQRPECHWLAGELILVLDEDCQTRLAGFEVHYSEADGLEINPAGART, from the coding sequence ATGCAAGACAGTACGCCGCACTGGAGTGCGAAGCTCACACCCGAGGCCCGTTCCGTGTGGGCCAAGCATGACCGGAAGACGGAGAAATGGCTGCCGTTGTGGCGTCACATGGCCGACTCCGCAGCCATGGCGGGGCGACTGTGGGACGCATGGGCTCCGCGTCATCTGCGGGACCTCGTGGCCGGCAACCTGCCTGGCGGTGACGAGGACGGGAGGTTGCTGGTCGTCTGGCTCGCCGCCGTCCACGACATAGGCAAGGCAACACCGGCCTTTGGTTGTCAGGTTGACGTCCTGGCAGGCCGAATGGACCGTTTGGGGCTGAAGATGCCCACGCTGAAGCAGTTCGGCGCTGCGCGCAGCCGTGCGCCGCATGGTCTGGCCGGGCAGGTCCTCCTGGAGGAGTGGCTGGAGCAGCAGGACTGGCCGCCCCGGCATGTCATGTCCTTTGCCGTGCCTGTGGGCGGGCACCACGGTCTGCCTCCGGCACACGAGCAGTTTCATGACCTGCGCCGGCACAGTGAACTGTTGCGGACACCAGGCCTCAGTGAGGTCCTCTGGCGTGCTGTGCAGAGTGAACTTCTCGACGCATGCGCGGCGGCGTACGGGGTGCGGGAGCGCCTTTCGCAGTGGCGGGCGGTAAGGCTGTCGCAGCCTGTCCAGGTCATCTTATCCGCCTTGGTCATTTTCGCCGACTGGATCGCCAGCAATCCGGACCTCTTCGTGCTGTTCCCTGAGGACCGGCACCGCGATGAGGCTGACCGTATCGACGCCGCATGGCGCGGCATCGGCCTTCCCCGGCCCTGGTCACCGCAGGTGCCAGAGGGGACGGCGCAGGAACTCTTCGCCGCTCGTTTCGGCTTGCCCTCTATCCGGCCTTTGCAGGAGGAGGCGGTGCGCCTTGCCCGGGAGGCGCATTCGCCGGGACTGATGATCATCGAGGCGCCGATGGGCGAGGGGAAGACAGAGGCCGCCCTGGCGGTGGCAGAAGTCTTCGCCGCGAGGACGAGGGTGGGAGGCTGTTTCATCGCTCTGCCCACCCGTGCCACATCGAACGCGATGTACGGGCGCACGAGACGGTGGCTCGAGCGTCTGCCTGGGGATGTGGATCTGACGGTGTTCCTGGCCCACTCGAAGGGCCCGCTCAACGACGACTACGCGAAGGACATGAGGGCGGGGGCCCGCACTGTTGCCGCGGTCGACCTGGATGCGGTTTCCGATGTCACCACCTCACGGCGAGACGATACGTGCGCCGCCTCTTCTCAGCTCGTCGCCCATCAGTGGCTCCGCGGACGCAAGAAGGGCATGCTCGCTCCGTTCGTTGTGGGCACCATCGATCAGCTTCTCTTCGCCGGGCTCAAGAGCCGGCATCTTGCGCTTCGGCATCTTGCTCTCGCGGGCAAAATCGTCGTCATCGACGAGGTCCACGCCTACGACGCCTACATGAACGAGTACTTGGAGCGTGTGCTGTCCTGGCTCGGGGCGTACAAGGTTCCCGTCGTCATGCTGTCGGCGACCCTGCCCGCAGGCCGCCGCCGCCGGCTGGCCGAGGCCTACGCCGGCGAGGCTGATCCGCGTCCTGAGCTGGAGGAAGCCGACGCCTATCCACTGATCAGCGTCGTCACCCCCGGTCAGGAATCCGTCATCAGCCGTCCCGAAGCAGCAGCCGACCGCCGTACAGAGGTTGAGATGGAGCAGCTGGGCGACGACCTGGGAGCACTCGCGGACCGGCTCGAGAGCGAGCTGGCCGGGGGCGGCTGCGCGCTGGTGGTCCGCAACACCGTTGACCGTGTTCTCGAGGCGGCAGCAGTGTTGCGTGAACGCTTCGGCCCGGGGGCGGTGACGGTTGCCCACTCCCGTTTCCTCGATGTGGACCGGGCGCGCAAGGACGACGATCTCGTCGCCCGGTTTGGTCCCACGGGTCCGCGGCCTGCCGGGCCGCACGTCGTGGTTGCCAGCCAAGTCGCAGAGCAGTCGCTCGATATCGACTTCGACGTTCTGGTGACCGATCTTGCCCCTGTCGACCTCGTCCTGCAGCGGATGGGACGGCTCCACCGCCACCGCCGTGGGCGGGGCCAGTGTGAACGCCCGGCCCGGCTGCGGACGCCGCGATGCCTGGTCACAGGTGTCGACTGGGGGGCGTTACCCCCGGCGCCGGTCAGCGGTTCGGTGTCTGTCTACGGTCGGCATGCCCTGCTGCGGTCCCTGGCGGTGCTGCTCCCGCACTGGAAGACGCTGCCGGTCGTGCTCCCGGACGACATCAGCCTGCTGGTTCAGGCCGCCTACGCGGACAGGGCTGCCGCCCCTCAGGACGGCTGGGTGGATGCGATGGCTGAGGCGTTGACGGAGCACGAGATTGCTGTCGTCAGACAACAGCGGGCTGCGCAGGTCTTCCGGCTTGCGGAGGTCCGCAAGCCGGGACGTTCCCTGGTCGGCTGGATCGACGCCGGTGTGGGTGACGCGGACGGCACCAGGGCCGGCCGAGCTCAGGTGCGGGACAGTGACGAGAGTCTGGAAGTACTCGTCATCCAGCGGCGCGGCGATGGCACGTACGCGACGCTGCCCTGGCTGGACTGGGGGAGGGGAGGGCTGGAGGTACCTGTTGACGCGGTGCCACCACCCCATATCGCGCGGGCTGTTGCAGCCAGCGCGCTGCGTCTGCCGTACCACTTCTCCAAACCGTGGGTGATCGACCGTGCCATCGAGGAGCTCGAGAGATTCGGGCCGGAGGTGTGGCAGAGACCGGAGTGCCACTGGCTGGCCGGTGAACTGATTCTTGTGCTCGACGAGGATTGTCAGACCCGGCTGGCAGGCTTCGAGGTCCACTACAGCGAGGCCGATGGGCTGGAGATCAATCCGGCTGGGGCCAGGACGTGA
- the cas7e gene encoding type I-E CRISPR-associated protein Cas7/Cse4/CasC codes for MSRTILDVHILQTVPPSNLNRDDTGAPKSAVYGGVRRSRVSSQAWKRATRKAFDDLLDPAELGVRTKKVVEALTERIAVLEPSLEAEQVWPMAAEIIQAATGAKIETPSRKSGGKDGKDDEPADPQAPQSSYLLFLSAHQLDGLASLAIEGIGKGTEPKVFVKDKDNKARAKQIAATRHSVDIALFGRMVADASDINVDAAAQVAHALSVHAVDMESDYFTAVDDQNTSAEPGAGMIGTIDFNSATLYRYAAVDIDLLAKNLDAGLADGERAGEPVRRAVEAFIEGFAMSMPTGKANTFGNHTLPDAVIVKLRSSRPVSFVGAFEKPVVQEDTGDGHVRAACKALADHIPAVEKAFGATADRTWILRVGEHTADLAPLGAEVDLRPLVTEVGEAVAERLGKRG; via the coding sequence GTGAGCCGCACGATTCTTGACGTCCACATCCTGCAGACCGTCCCGCCGAGCAATCTCAACCGTGACGACACAGGAGCCCCCAAGAGCGCTGTCTACGGTGGGGTGCGCCGCTCGAGGGTCTCCAGCCAGGCGTGGAAGCGGGCCACCAGGAAGGCCTTCGATGACCTGCTGGACCCGGCTGAGCTGGGGGTTCGGACGAAGAAGGTGGTCGAGGCGCTGACGGAGCGGATTGCGGTCCTCGAGCCCTCGCTGGAGGCGGAACAGGTATGGCCGATGGCCGCCGAGATCATTCAGGCGGCGACCGGCGCGAAGATCGAAACGCCCTCGCGGAAATCGGGTGGGAAGGACGGCAAGGACGACGAACCCGCCGACCCTCAAGCCCCGCAGTCCTCCTACCTGCTCTTCCTCAGCGCCCACCAGCTCGACGGGCTGGCAAGCCTGGCCATCGAGGGCATCGGCAAGGGGACCGAGCCCAAGGTGTTCGTGAAGGACAAGGACAACAAAGCGCGAGCCAAGCAGATCGCCGCCACCCGGCACTCGGTCGACATCGCGCTCTTCGGCCGCATGGTGGCCGATGCGTCCGACATCAACGTGGACGCGGCGGCTCAGGTCGCCCACGCCCTGAGCGTGCATGCCGTGGACATGGAGTCGGACTACTTCACGGCCGTAGACGATCAGAACACCAGTGCGGAACCGGGCGCCGGGATGATCGGCACGATCGACTTCAATTCCGCCACCCTCTACCGCTACGCCGCCGTGGACATCGACCTGTTGGCCAAGAACCTGGACGCCGGCCTCGCGGACGGCGAGCGCGCCGGTGAGCCGGTGCGGCGGGCAGTGGAGGCCTTCATCGAGGGCTTCGCGATGTCGATGCCCACCGGCAAGGCCAACACCTTCGGCAATCACACCCTCCCCGACGCCGTGATCGTCAAGCTGCGTTCCTCCCGGCCCGTCAGCTTCGTAGGGGCCTTTGAGAAGCCGGTCGTCCAGGAGGACACCGGCGACGGCCACGTTCGCGCTGCCTGCAAGGCGCTGGCGGATCACATCCCCGCGGTCGAGAAGGCCTTCGGAGCCACCGCCGACCGCACCTGGATCCTGCGCGTCGGCGAGCACACGGCTGATCTTGCTCCGCTCGGCGCCGAGGTGGACCTGCGCCCACTGGTCACCGAGGTAGGCGAGGCCGTGGCGGAACGTCTCGGGAAGCGTGGATGA
- the cas1e gene encoding type I-E CRISPR-associated endonuclease Cas1e — translation MANIAQRRTASPRELTRVAERISFIYLERCTIHREDNAITAEDAEGTTHIPSATIGTLLLGPGTRITHQAMSVLGENGAAVAWVGEQGVRYYAGGRSLNRSATLLEAQATRWANQRTRLEVARAMYRLRFPDEDPSGLTRQELLGREGRRLKDCYRREAQRTGIPWRGRQYVPGDFSAGDAPNQAVTAAAQCMYGITHAVVAALGCSPGLGFVHSGHELSFVLDVADLYKTEIGIPLAFDVAAESGEDVGSRTRRALRDRINKARLLDRCVNDIKGLLLVGQADNPALSDPSEHLDRVMLQSDRDVAVPAGRNYAEEVTW, via the coding sequence ATGGCCAACATTGCTCAGCGCCGTACGGCGTCCCCGCGCGAGCTCACGCGTGTCGCGGAGCGGATCTCCTTCATTTACCTCGAGCGGTGCACGATCCACCGCGAAGACAACGCCATCACTGCCGAGGACGCCGAGGGAACCACTCACATTCCGTCGGCGACCATCGGAACACTGCTCCTCGGGCCCGGCACCCGCATTACCCACCAGGCGATGAGCGTGCTCGGCGAGAACGGTGCCGCCGTGGCCTGGGTCGGTGAACAGGGCGTCCGCTACTACGCGGGCGGGCGCTCCCTGAACCGCTCCGCCACGCTTCTGGAAGCACAGGCCACCCGTTGGGCGAACCAGCGAACCCGCCTGGAGGTGGCGCGCGCCATGTATCGGCTGCGCTTTCCGGACGAGGACCCTTCAGGGTTGACCCGGCAGGAACTTCTCGGGCGCGAGGGCCGCCGCCTCAAGGACTGCTACCGCCGCGAGGCGCAACGAACGGGAATTCCCTGGCGTGGCCGGCAGTACGTCCCCGGCGACTTCAGCGCAGGCGACGCGCCCAACCAGGCGGTCACGGCAGCCGCCCAGTGCATGTACGGAATCACGCACGCCGTCGTGGCGGCGTTGGGCTGCTCTCCCGGGCTCGGCTTCGTGCACTCCGGCCACGAACTGTCGTTCGTCCTGGACGTGGCCGACCTGTACAAGACGGAGATAGGCATCCCCCTCGCATTCGACGTAGCGGCCGAGAGCGGTGAGGACGTCGGCTCCCGGACACGGCGTGCGCTCAGAGACAGGATCAACAAGGCCCGCCTCCTCGACCGATGCGTCAACGACATCAAGGGGCTGCTGCTGGTCGGGCAGGCGGACAACCCGGCTCTTTCCGACCCCTCGGAACACCTGGACCGGGTGATGCTTCAGTCTGATCGCGACGTTGCCGTACCCGCAGGCCGCAACTACGCGGAGGAGGTGACCTGGTGA
- the cas2e gene encoding type I-E CRISPR-associated endoribonuclease Cas2e produces the protein MTVIVLTQCPVGLRGFLTRWLLEISPGVFIGGPSARIRETLWAEVRQYAGNGRALLAYSSDNEQGFAFETHDHKWSPKDHEGVTLIHRPNDRTAAPSPATKGWSKAAKRRRFGSG, from the coding sequence GTGACAGTGATCGTCCTGACCCAGTGTCCCGTCGGCCTGCGAGGGTTTCTCACCCGCTGGCTGCTGGAGATCTCACCAGGTGTCTTCATCGGCGGTCCATCAGCCCGGATCCGGGAGACGCTGTGGGCGGAGGTACGTCAGTACGCAGGCAATGGCCGGGCTCTGCTGGCGTACAGCTCGGACAACGAGCAAGGTTTCGCCTTCGAGACCCACGACCACAAGTGGAGTCCCAAGGACCACGAGGGCGTCACACTGATCCACCGCCCGAATGACCGCACAGCCGCCCCTTCGCCGGCGACCAAGGGTTGGAGCAAGGCCGCGAAGCGACGACGCTTCGGGAGTGGATAG
- a CDS encoding lamin tail domain-containing protein, with protein MSASLATRRLLTAVLAAGALVGAAAVPAAAHDDDRRGHRGPHSSIVIGDVQNDSHGRDNRALNQEWVEVKNTGRHSVDLRDFTLTDRDGNRYRFNHLRLDGRSSVRVHTGHGRDTHHDVYQDRRHQIWDERDTATLRDDRGRVIDTESWGGRSHHGHHENHRR; from the coding sequence ATGTCTGCTTCTCTCGCCACTCGCCGTCTTCTCACCGCGGTGCTGGCCGCCGGCGCCCTGGTCGGCGCGGCCGCCGTCCCGGCCGCCGCCCACGACGACGACCGGCGCGGCCACCGAGGCCCGCACTCCTCGATCGTCATCGGCGACGTCCAGAACGACAGCCACGGCCGCGACAACCGCGCCCTGAACCAGGAATGGGTCGAGGTGAAGAACACCGGTCGTCACTCCGTCGACCTGCGCGACTTCACCCTCACCGACCGCGACGGCAACCGCTACCGCTTCAACCACCTCCGCCTGGACGGCCGCTCCAGCGTCAGGGTCCACACCGGACACGGCCGCGACACCCACCACGACGTCTACCAGGACCGTCGACACCAGATCTGGGACGAGCGCGACACCGCCACCCTCCGCGACGACCGCGGCCGCGTCATCGACACCGAGTCCTGGGGCGGCCGCAGCCACCACGGGCACCACGAGAACCACCGCCGCTAA
- the cas5e gene encoding type I-E CRISPR-associated protein Cas5/CasD, translating to MSVLTLRLAGPLQSWGASARFARRTTETAPTKSGVTGLLAAALGRDRSADLSDLAALRFAVRIDQPGTRLRDFQTAHHADTDKAMPVSERFYLADAVFVAAVAGDDDLVRKLHAAVRAPVYLPYLGRRSCPPQGPVDLGVRDAGDPVEALKAEEWQAFEWYRQQRRRDPLVTLTILGESTASSGLGDTLRDQPVSFDPRHRRYALRSIVSTSVDVPNPRFSPPVPNRRTPVPVPRHEPEALLSPMDGP from the coding sequence ATGAGCGTTCTGACACTGCGCCTGGCGGGCCCCCTGCAGTCGTGGGGGGCCTCGGCCCGGTTCGCCCGGCGCACCACTGAGACGGCCCCCACCAAGAGCGGAGTGACCGGTCTGCTCGCCGCGGCTCTCGGGCGCGACCGAAGCGCCGACCTCTCCGACCTCGCCGCGCTGCGTTTCGCTGTACGCATCGATCAGCCCGGTACCCGCCTGCGGGACTTTCAGACAGCCCACCACGCAGACACCGACAAGGCGATGCCCGTCTCGGAGCGCTTCTACCTGGCCGACGCGGTTTTCGTCGCCGCCGTCGCCGGCGACGACGATCTGGTCCGGAAGCTGCACGCAGCAGTACGCGCTCCCGTCTACCTCCCCTACCTCGGCCGCCGCTCCTGCCCGCCGCAGGGGCCCGTCGATCTCGGCGTGCGGGACGCGGGCGATCCGGTCGAGGCCCTGAAAGCAGAGGAGTGGCAGGCGTTCGAGTGGTACCGCCAGCAGCGCCGCCGGGACCCGCTGGTCACCCTGACCATCCTCGGCGAGAGCACGGCCAGCAGCGGCCTCGGCGACACCCTCAGGGACCAGCCGGTCAGCTTTGACCCGCGCCACCGCCGCTATGCCCTGCGCAGCATCGTCTCCACGTCGGTCGACGTACCGAACCCCCGTTTCAGCCCACCCGTCCCAAACCGGCGCACCCCTGTCCCCGTACCTCGGCACGAACCCGAGGCCCTGCTGTCCCCGATGGACGGTCCTTGA
- the cas6e gene encoding type I-E CRISPR-associated protein Cas6/Cse3/CasE, whose translation MHLTRFRINTARLGARSLLASPQRMHAAVMSSFAGALPSDTSSSRTLWRLDRNAKAEVLLYIVSEERPDLTHLVEQAGWPTTAAWQTYDYGAFLSGLQAGGTWAFRLTANPVHHIRRKDGDPTKRTAHVTPQHQMGWLLARQEAAGFRILDTPPERRRLPQGDEFQLTVRDERRHRFEKTDAQGGRANRVPLVTVTFDGRLEVTDPEALRRTLTLGLGKAKAYGCGLMTLAKAV comes from the coding sequence ATGCACCTGACGCGCTTCCGAATCAACACCGCGCGGCTCGGCGCCCGCAGCCTCCTCGCATCACCCCAGCGCATGCACGCTGCCGTGATGTCCTCCTTCGCGGGGGCACTGCCCAGCGACACCAGCAGCTCCCGGACACTGTGGCGGCTCGACCGGAACGCCAAGGCGGAGGTCCTGCTGTACATCGTCAGCGAGGAACGCCCCGACCTCACGCACTTGGTGGAACAGGCTGGCTGGCCCACGACTGCCGCCTGGCAGACATACGACTACGGAGCCTTCCTCAGCGGACTGCAGGCCGGCGGCACCTGGGCGTTCCGCCTGACTGCCAACCCCGTCCATCACATCCGGCGCAAGGACGGCGACCCGACCAAGCGCACTGCGCACGTGACGCCCCAGCACCAGATGGGGTGGCTGCTCGCCCGGCAAGAGGCCGCAGGATTCCGGATCCTGGACACCCCGCCCGAGCGGCGGCGCCTGCCGCAGGGCGATGAATTCCAGCTGACGGTCCGCGACGAGCGCAGGCACCGCTTCGAAAAGACCGACGCACAGGGAGGCCGGGCCAACCGCGTCCCCCTAGTGACCGTCACCTTCGACGGACGTCTGGAGGTCACCGACCCCGAGGCGCTTCGACGGACACTGACACTGGGCCTGGGCAAGGCGAAGGCGTACGGCTGCGGACTGATGACTCTCGCCAAGGCCGTGTGA
- the casA gene encoding type I-E CRISPR-associated protein Cse1/CasA produces MKLVKGVPSFDLVSRPWVPVQLRDGTSTELSLKEVFACAGDVRRLVGDVPSQEFALLRLLLAILHDAVEGPEDLEAWQELYESPEPFADIPLYLDRHRERFDLLHPARPFFQVSDLRTQKDEVASLNRIVADVPNGDPFFTMRQPGVDRLSFAEAARWVVHAHAFDTSGIKSGAVGDPRVKGGKGYPQGVGWAGNLGGVFVEGDSLQQTLLLNLVASDASALTVGKDDRPAWRREPCGPDVQQGLESRPTGPRDLYTWQSRRIRLHHDDQGVHGVVLSYGDPLASADRHLYEPMSGWRRSKPQEKRLGRSPVYMPREHDPSRAAWRSLASLLMSQGQERTAQRSEPAPYLRAGVLKWIAELTYERLLPREMFIRPRLVGARYGTQQSVIDEVVDDGVTMSVVLLHEQDQRYATEALGAVEDSNAGVGALGDLAADLARTAGRDPEAPRETVRDLGFGLLDGPYRQWLAGLGDTQDAGEARRNWQRTAYRILRETADRQLADAGETGWLDHASSERVFHARLNKAFPLRHESGAGLVPDLEGADNSKGVFP; encoded by the coding sequence GTGAAGTTGGTGAAGGGCGTGCCCAGTTTCGACCTGGTCTCCCGTCCGTGGGTGCCCGTCCAGTTACGCGACGGCACTTCCACGGAGCTGTCGCTGAAGGAGGTCTTCGCCTGTGCCGGCGATGTGCGGAGACTGGTGGGGGACGTGCCTTCACAGGAATTCGCCCTGCTGAGGCTCTTATTGGCAATCTTGCACGATGCCGTGGAGGGGCCGGAGGATCTCGAGGCTTGGCAGGAGCTGTACGAGAGCCCGGAGCCTTTCGCCGATATCCCCCTGTATCTCGATCGGCATCGGGAGAGGTTCGATCTTCTCCATCCCGCCCGGCCGTTCTTCCAAGTCTCCGATCTGAGGACGCAGAAGGACGAGGTGGCATCGCTGAACCGCATCGTCGCGGACGTCCCCAACGGCGATCCCTTCTTCACGATGCGCCAGCCCGGAGTGGACCGGCTGTCGTTCGCGGAGGCGGCGCGCTGGGTGGTACATGCCCACGCTTTCGACACGTCCGGCATCAAATCGGGTGCCGTGGGGGACCCTCGGGTCAAGGGCGGCAAGGGCTATCCGCAGGGTGTCGGATGGGCCGGCAACCTGGGAGGCGTCTTCGTGGAGGGCGACAGCCTCCAGCAGACTCTCCTGCTCAACCTGGTGGCTTCCGACGCGTCCGCGCTGACCGTCGGCAAGGACGACAGACCGGCGTGGCGGCGGGAGCCCTGCGGGCCGGATGTGCAGCAGGGCCTGGAGTCGCGGCCCACCGGTCCTCGGGATCTGTACACGTGGCAGTCGCGGCGTATCCGGCTCCACCATGACGATCAGGGTGTCCACGGCGTGGTCCTGTCGTACGGAGATCCTCTGGCGTCGGCCGACAGGCACCTGTACGAGCCGATGAGCGGCTGGCGCCGCAGCAAGCCGCAGGAGAAGCGACTGGGCCGCTCGCCGGTCTACATGCCCCGCGAACACGACCCTTCGCGCGCCGCATGGCGCAGCCTCGCCTCGTTGCTCATGTCTCAGGGACAGGAGAGGACTGCCCAGCGCAGTGAACCTGCTCCGTATCTGCGGGCGGGGGTTCTGAAGTGGATCGCCGAGCTGACGTACGAGCGTCTGCTGCCCCGGGAGATGTTCATCAGGCCCCGGCTGGTCGGTGCGAGGTACGGCACTCAGCAGTCGGTCATCGATGAAGTTGTTGATGACGGCGTCACGATGTCGGTGGTCCTGCTCCACGAGCAGGACCAGCGGTATGCGACGGAGGCCTTGGGGGCGGTCGAGGACAGCAACGCCGGGGTCGGGGCTCTGGGTGACCTGGCGGCCGATCTCGCCCGGACGGCAGGCCGTGACCCGGAGGCGCCGCGTGAGACGGTCCGGGACCTGGGCTTCGGCCTGCTGGACGGCCCCTATCGGCAGTGGCTGGCCGGCCTGGGTGACACGCAGGATGCGGGGGAGGCTCGAAGGAACTGGCAGCGGACGGCCTACCGGATCCTGCGGGAGACGGCCGACAGGCAGCTGGCAGACGCAGGTGAGACTGGCTGGCTGGACCACGCCTCATCCGAGCGGGTCTTCCACGCCCGGCTCAACAAAGCCTTTCCCCTGCGCCATGAGTCCGGGGCCGGCTTAGTGCCAGATCTGGAAGGAGCCGACAACAGCAAGGGGGTATTTCCATGA